Genomic window (Acidobacteriota bacterium):
CGGCAGCGCGGGCAAGTGCAGGCCGGCACTTGGCAAGGCATACGTCCCGAACGGCGGCGGCGGCACGGTGTCGGTGATCGACGTTGCAACGAGTGCCGTCGACGCGACGATCACGGCCGGAACCGGCTACGGATTCGTAGCGATCAAAAATGACGGGTCAAAGGCATACGTCAGCGGCGCGGCCTTGAGCAAGATCTCGGTGATAGACACCTCGGCCAACACGCTGCTCACGGAATTCACGCTTCCCGGCGCCACGCACGGTCTGGCAGTCAACCTCGCCGGGACGCGGCTTTATGTCGCCCAGGAATCCGGAAACTCCGTCTGGGTGCTCGACGCAGATTCGGGCGCATTGCTCGCGACCGTTCCGATCGGCGTGAATCCCTTTGGCGTCGCGATAACGCCCGACGGTTCGCGGGTCTATACCTCCAACTATAGCAACGGATCGGTATCGGCGATCCGAACGTCGGACAACAGCGTGGTCACGATTCCGACCGGAAGTTTGCCCTACGGCATCGCGGCGTCGCCTGATTCCTCGCGAGTCTATGTCGCGAATTACGGGAGCAATTCGGTTTCGGTGATCGACACGGCGACAAATACGATCGTCGCCGATGTCGCGTTCCAGTTTCCGACGGGGATTGCAGTGAACAAGGCCGGAACACGCGTTTATGTCGGCAGCGACACGAACAACATTCTATCGATCGACACCTCGAACAACATCGGCAGCTTGATTCCCGTTGGCCGAAGGACGGTGGGAATATCGGTCAGCCCCGACGGAAGCCGCGTTGCGGCCGCCGCACGAATCAACAATCAAGTCGTGATAGTCAACACTGGGTCGAATTCGGTCATCGACATTGCGGTCGGCGACGCACCGCATTCGCTCGGGCTGTTCATTGCTCAGGGCTTAACGGCAACGTCGCCGGCGGCGCCCGATTCCTGTGACCCGAAACCGGTCGGAATCACGCATTGGTGGCGCGGTCAGGGCAACGCGCTCGATGCTCAGAAGGGCATACACGCAACGCCCGTCAATCACACGACCTTCGCTCCCGGCATCGTCGGGAAGGCGTTCAGCTTTGACGGCGTTGACGATTATGCGTCGGCTCCGGCGTTCGATATGGGCCCAAACTGGACGATCGAAGGCTGGATAAAACCGGTCGCCTGTTCCGATAACGCACATTGTATGATGATCACCCGCAGCATCGGCGGAACGGATGGACTGGTGCTCGGTTATATGGGACCGAGTCATTCGGCGGCGAACGAGTTTCAGCTCAACATCGGCGGGCCTGGCTGGGACGTGATCCTGCGTTCCCGTTCAAAGTATTCTCCCGGAACCTGGTATCACGTCGCCGCAACGAAGAACGGCGACAACTATCGGCTCTATGTGAACGGCGGCCTCAAGGACGAAGTAACGATCGCGGGCGTCTCGGCGGTCTATCAGTCGAGAGAAATTGCCCTCGGAAGGTGGAACTGGGGCGCATCCCCATCATATACGAACGGCATGATCGATGAAGTCGCGATTTACAAACGCGCGCTGTCGTCTGCGGAGATCTTTGGAATCTATTTCGCTGATACATACGGAAAATGCGCCGCCGGAATGTCCAACACCGACCTTGACGGCGATATGTCGACCGACCTGACGATCTTCCGTCCGAACGGGGCGACCGGCACCGAATGGTGGACGCTGAGGTCCTCGACCGGCGGCAACTGGGCGGCGCAGTTCGGCGACCCGACCGACAGGATCGTCGCCGAGGACTTCACCGGCGACGGCAAAACGGACGTCGCCATCTTCAGGCCGTCCAACAGCAACTGGTACATCCTCCGCAGCGAGGACTACTCGTACTATTCGTTCCCGTTCGGCACGACGGGCGACATCGCCGTCCCGGCCGACTATGACGGCGACGGCATCGCCGACCCGGCCGTCTACAGGCCGTCGACGGGTGTCTGGTACATCGCGCGGTCGACCGGCGGCCTCGGCCAGGAACGCTTCGGCTTCCCGACCGACAAGCCGGTCCCGGCCGACTACGACGGCGACGGCCGGATCGACATCGCCATCTACCGTCCGTCGAACGGCCAGTGGTGGCTCAATCGGACGACCGAAGGGCTTGTCGTCCACACGTTCGGCAATGACGCCGACTACAACGTCCCCGGTGATTTTACCGGCGACGGCAAGGCGGACGTCGCCATCTTCAGGCCGTCCGACAACAACTGGTACGTCCTCAGAAGCGAGGACTACACTTACTATTCCTTCCCGTTCGGCGCGGCCGGCGATATCCCGGCGGCCGGCGACTTTGACGGCGACGCCGTCTTCGACGCCGCCGTCTTCCGGCCGTCCGACGGCAAATGGTACCTGAAACGCTCGACGGCAGGAATCACCGTCATCCCGTTCGGAGCGCCGGGCGACATCCCGGTCCCGGGCGCGTTCATCAGGTGATGTGCACCGCCTTCAGGCGGCTTGCGGGACGAGGCTTCGGCCACGTCCCGCCTTTTTTGTTTGGAGTTCCGCCTGAAGGCGGCCGAACGATGGGAACTTTTCCCCAACGATTTGGGAAAAAGTTCCAGCGTTGATCGCCTTTCCGATCCCGAACCGCAATGTCAGGTGATCGATGGTTTGGTTCAACAGTTGCAACGAACCTCGATAGCGGAGGTGTACATCGCCATGTTGAATCAAACAATCTGGTCCCGATCGCGCTTGATCGGGCTCGCGATCCTGATAACGATCGCCACGACAATCTTGCTTATCTACGCCGCGGGTTCGAATGCCGCGGTTTTTTCGTTCGCGGGACAAACGAACGGGTTCTCGGAGCTTGCACAAGCCAATACCGCGAAACCATTCAGCTTGCCGGCCCCTGATCCATCGCCGACCTGTGTTCCAATCCCGAACGGGCCGATCTCCTGGTGGGCCGCGGAAAACAACGCCGGCGACAACCTGAATCGAAACAATGCCGTACTGCAAGGGAACACGGGGTTTACCGCCGGAAAGGTCGGCAGGGCCTTCAACCTCGATGGTGACGGTGATTTTGTCCAAGTCGCGGCACCCGTTGGGCTACCGGTCGGCAATTCGCCGCGAACCGTCGAGGTATGGTTCAAGATACCGTCGCCGCAGATCTACAATTCGATGCCGATATTCCAATACGGAACGGCGTCAGACAAGAATATGTTCGGGCTTATTACCGGAAGCAGCCGTCACGTGCACTTTTACGGGCACAACTATGATCTTGACGGAACAACCCCGCTTGAGCCCGATACCTGGTATCACGCAGCCGTCACCTACGACGGCACAAATCTCGCACTCTATTTGAACGGCCAGTTCGAAGGCGGGGGTGCGTATCCGCTTGTCAATACAGTCCTTAATGCGAACGGCATCACGATCGGAGCACGGCCGGGATCGGATACGATGACAGGTCAGATCGACGAGCCGACGATCTACGGTCGGGCCTTGACGCAGGCTGAGATTCAGGCGATCTACAACGCCGGAAACAATGGGAAGTGCAGCGTCTGCTCGCCACCACCGGACGGAACGGTCAGCTGGTGGCGCGGCGAGAACAATTCCACGGACGTTTACGGCCTCAACGACGGAATACTGCAGAACGGCGCGTCTTTTGACGTTGGCAAAGTCGGTCGCGGTTTCAGATTCAGCGTTCCGGGACAGCACGTCGAGATTCCCGACAGTCCGAGCCTGCGTCCCACGGGCGGACTGACACTGGACGGTTGGTTCAGGTTCGACACCGCAAATCCGCAGGCGGCGCTGATTTCGAAACCTTACCTGACGGGTTTGTCGAACGCGTACGTCGTTTGGATGCAAGGGGGCGCGCTCAACGCCGGAATTGTCGGCGGGGTCCTGAGCTATCCGTTCAGCCCGACAGTCGGGCAGTGGTATCACATCGCCTACACCTACGATGAATCGACGACGCTCCATCGGCTGTACATTGACGGCAACATCGTCGCGTCGACCGTCTTCAACTCGGACCTCACATACGACAGCGCTTCACTGCTGATCGGAATGGATAAGGACGGCAACGCTCCGGTTCTCGAGTTGGTCGGAATGGCCGACGAGGTCGGAGTTTCCGAACGCGCGATGACTCCGGTGGAGATCCAATCGACCTTCAACGCCGGTTCGTCAGGAAAGTGCGTCGAGACCTGCGCCCCGCCGCCGAACGGAATGGTAGGGTGGTGGCCAAGCGATGGAAATTCGTTCGATATCGTGAACGGAAACCACGGAAGTTTGGTCAATGGTGTGACGTATGGAGCCGGAAAGGTTGACCGGGCGTTCGGCTTCAATCCGGCAAGTCAACAATACGTTTCCATTCCACAGGCTGATCAGCTTCTTTCAAATTCGGCAGGAGCAATCACCGTATGGGTTAACCCGGCATCGCAAGGCTCATTCAAGATAGTCGCCGCCTTCGGAAGCGGCAATCCGGGCGAAGCCGTTGGATTGGCTCTGAACGGCAATGTTCGCATTTACCACCATACGGACACCTTCGACTGGCAGACCGGGGTTCCCGTCAGCGCCAACGCGTGGACATTCCTCGCCTACACTTGGGACGGGACTACCGAAAGACTGTACAAAGACGGATCACTGGCAGAGAGCCGGCCGAGGAATTTCAACTACGTTCCCGGCAATTCCCGAATCGGCTACGGGTTCATCAACGACGCGAGTTTGTTTTTCGGAGGTTTAGTCGACGAGCTTTCGATCTTCAACCAGACGCTGAACGCCGCTCAGATCTCGGCGATTTACGATGCCGGCGGTTCAGGCGTCTGCCGAACCTGCACACAGCCGCCTACCGGCCTGATCAGTTGGTGGCCCGGCGATGGAAATCCGAACGACATTCGCCAAGGATACAACGGAACAGTTCACGGCAATCCAATGCCGTACGCAAGCGGATTGATCGGAAATGCGTTCGCGTTTGATGGAACGGACGATTTCGTTTCTATTCCGGCGATTCCCGAAATGAATTTCGGAACCGGCGGCTTCACTGTGGAGTTTTGGATGAAGAGCAACAACTCGAGCAGGCGGATGAATGCGGTTGCCTTTGTGCCGAATTACCCGATAAGCAATTTGATTTTCGACTTCAACGATCCTGATCCGCCCTCTCCCGGACTTTGGGTCTATTGGAACAGCAACGGTACCAAGGCGATTTTTGCCGGAACCTCCGGACAGTATACCAACGGTCAATGGCACCACATTGCGCTAACAAGGATCGGAACGACGTTGACGCTTTACATCGACGGCGTTGCCGTCGGGTATGAAACGTCTTCCGAGACTTTCAACCTGAGCTCGACGACGAGCTATATCGGCAGTGGCCCCGGCTCGGCGATGTGGGACGGCTTGGTGGATGAGCTCGGAATTTTCGGCCGCGGACTCGAACAAGCCGAGATCCGGGCAATCTACAACGCGGGCAACACCGGCAAGTGTCGGCCCGGTCTCGGCAAGGCCTACATACCCAACGGTGGCGACGGCACGGTCTCGGTGATCGATATCGGGACCGGCACGGTCGATGCGACGATCACGGCACCGCAGCAGTTCGGTTTCGTTACCATCAAGAACGACGGGTCCAAAGCCTACGTCAGCGGTGCCGCGCTGAGCAAGGTCACGGTCATCGATACGGCGACGAATGAGGTGCTTACGGATTTCACTCTGCCCGGTGCGACCCACGGGCTCGCGGTTGATGTGACCGGCACCAAGCTCTATGTCGCTCAGGAGTTCGGCAATTCCCTCTGGGTGCTCAACGCCGACACCGGGGCGCTGTTGGCGACTGTCCCGATCGGCGCGAACCCTTACGGCGTCGCGGCAAGTCCGGACGGATCCCGCGTTTATACCGCCAACTACAGCAACGGCAGCGTTTCGATGATCAGGACATCCGACCTCAGCGTCGAGACTTTCCCGACCGGAAACGTTCCTTACGGCATCGCGGTGACGCCTGATTCCTCGAAGGTCTATGTCGCAAACTCCGGAAGCAACACGGTTTCGGTAATCGACACGGCAACCAACAACATTACCGCGAACATCAGTTTCCCGTGTCCGACCGGCGTCGGGGTCAACAAGTCGGGAACGCAGGCATATGTCGGCAGTTGTTCGGCCAACAACGTCCTTCGTATCAACACATCGGACAATTCGACCGATCTGATCCCTGTCGGCGCGACGACCGAGGGAATTTCTGTCAGTCCGGACGGAAGCCGGATACTGGCGGCCGCCAGGACCGGCAATGCCGTGCTCAGCATCAACGCGTCGACCAACAACGTGACCTCGATCCCGGTGGGTAGCGCCCCGTACTCGCTCGGGCTGTTCATTGCGCAGGGTTACACGGCAACGCCGCCGGTGGCGCCCGATTCCTGTGCCCCGAAACCGGCCGGAATCACGCATTGGTGGCGCGGCCAGGGCAATGCGCTCGATATGCAGAAGGGCATTCACGCGACGCCCGTCAATCACACGACATACGCTCCCGGCATCGTCGGGAAGGCGTTCAGCTTCGACGGCGTTGACGACTATGCGTCGGTCCCCGCGTTCGATATGGGCACGAACTGGACGGTGGAAGGCTGGATCAATCCGGCCGCCTGCTCGGACAACCAACACTGCACGATGTTCGCGCGGAGCAACGGAAACTTCGACGGGCTCCTCATAACGTACCTCGGCGCAGGCCATCCGCGGAACAACGAATTCGCCTTTGACGTCGGCAACGGGAGCATATGGCAGGTGGCGCTCAACTCATCCTCGAAGTACAGCATCGGCAGCTGGTATCACGTCGCCGCGACCAAAAACGGCGACACATATCGGCTCTATGTCAATGGAGTTCAGCGGGCAGAGCAAACGCTCGCCGGTGCCTCGACCCAGTATCAGAGCCGCGACAACAGGCTCGGCCGCTGGAACTATGGGACCGACGCGTACCTGAACGGCAAGATCGACGAGGTCGCGGTTTACAACCGAGCGCTTTCGGCTACCGAGATCAAGGTGATCAGCGACGTTGGCGGATACGGCAAATGCGCCGCCGGAATGTCCAACACCGACCTTGACGGCGATATGTCGACCGATCTGACGATCTTCCGGCCGGCGGGTGCGACCGGCACCGAATGGTGGACGCTGAGGTCCTCGACCGGCGGCAACTGGGCGGCGCAGTTCGGCGACCCGACCGACAGGATCGTCGCCGAGGACTTCACCGGCGACGGCAAAACGGACGTCGCCATCTTCAGGCCGTCCAACAGCAACTGGTACATCCTCCGCAGCGAGGACTACTCGTACTATTCGTTCCCGTTCGGCACGACGGGCGACATCGCCGTCCCGGCCGACTATGACGGCGACGGCATCGCCGACCCGGCCGTCTACAGGCCTTCGACCGGTGTCTGGTACATCGCGCGGTCGACCGGCGGCCTCGGCCAGGAGCGCTTCGGCTTCCCGACCGACAAGCCCGTCCCGGCCGACTACGACGGCGACGGCCGGATCGACATCGCCATCTACCGTCCGTCGAACGGCCAGTGGTGGCTCAACCGCACGAACGAAGGGCTTGTCGTCCACACGTTCGGCAATGACGCCGACTACAACGTCCCCGGCGACTTTACCGGCGACGGCAAGGCGGACGTCGCCATCTTCAGGCCGTCCGACAACAACTGGTACGTCCTCAGAAGCGAGGACTACACTTACTATTCCTTCCCGTTCGGCGCGGCCGGCGATATCCCGGCGGCCGGCGACTTTGACGGCGACGCCGTCTTCGACGCCGCCGTCTTCCGGCCGTCCGACGGCAAATGGTACCTGAAACGCTCGACGGCGGGCATCACCGTCATCCCGTTCGGAGCGCCGGGCGACATCCCGGTCCCGGGCGCGTTCATCAGGTGATGTGCACCGCCTTCAGGCGGCTTGCGGGACGAGGCTTCGGCCACGTCCCGCCTTTTTTGTTTGGAGTTCCGGCCCGCGCCCGGGCTACGCCGCGGTCGAAGTATTGTTCGGCACGCGGCTTGCTACGAGGTATAGACGGGAGGACAAGACTATGAAGAAGATGTTCCTTGGCAAAGTTTTTCTCCTGACAGCACTCGTTGCGGCGTCGTTCGCTCAGGACGATGCATTCCGGCAAGGCCTGGATCAGTTCAACGCTGGCCGATACGAGCAGGCGATCGTTGCGTTTCAAAAAGCGGTCGAAGCATCCCCGTCGAATTATGCCGCGCTTTACAACATCGGGCTATGTCATTACAAACTTGAGCGTTATGACAAAGCGGTGGAGTTTTTTCGCGGTGCGGTACGAATAAAACCCGATTACACCGTTGCTTATGTTCAGCTCGGAAACGCCCTCGATTATCTTGATCGTTACAGTGAAGCGATTGCGGCGTATCAAAAGGCGATCGAGATCGATCCGGCAAATTCGGACGCCTATTTCGAACTGGGCGTTGCGCATTACCGCAAGAATCTCTTTTCGGAGTCGATAAAGGCTTTCCAGCGGTGCGTTGCGATTGACCCGACAAATGCGGAGGCATACTATCGTCTCGGAATCGATTATCGGGAACTCGATGACGAAGCGAACGCCGTCAGTGCCTTCCGGAAATCGGTGGATCTTGGAGTCAGGAATGGTTTGGCGCAGTATGAGCTGGCGAAGATCTATCGCGACCGTGATCAGGTTGACGATGCCGTGCAAATGTTCAAGGAAGCGGTCAGGTTGAAGCCCGATCTCGCGGACGCCCACAAGCGGCTCGGCGACCTTTATGTCGATCTGGAGAGGTTCGACGACGCGATCGGGGCATTCCGCGAAGCGATCCGCATCGAGCCTGACTTTGTAGCTGCGCACCTCGGACTCGGCAACGCATACTACAATCAGGAGCTTTACGCCGAATCGATACCGCATTACAAAAAGACCGTCGAATTGAACCCGGACTATGTCGTCGGAAACGTTTATCTTGCGGATGCGTATCTGAATTCGAAACAGTACGAACTTGCAGTTCCGTACTATCAAAAGGCGATCGCACTCGATTCGAATCGCACCGACGCATACTACAGCCTTGGGATTTGTTACGTTAATCTGAAGAATCCCGAGTCGGCCCGCGTTCAGTATGAGAAGTTGAAAACGCTGGACGATGATTTGGCGACGAAGTTGCTCGACGCGATCCAGAAGATGAAGGAATAACGAGAGTAACATCGAATGCTTCGGCGCTCGTCCGAGATCGCGCCTCGGGGGTGGTTTACGAAATGACAAGAACACACGAATGCCCGATATGCAGGAAACCGGCAGACCATTGGGACCGGTATCCAAAACAGGTTTGCACCGATTGCGCCTCGCGCACGAGCGACCAGTTCGGCCGGGGCGTCCTATTCTCGAACGATGATTTGGCGGGCGGACTGGTCGCGACTTACAATGACGATGGCGCGCCGTACGCGAGTCCGTATTGTTGGATCGACGGAGTTGCCTGCATCGCCGACGAACATCGCTTCGGCGGGATCGTGATCGAGGTTGAATGAACAAATCCAAAAACAAGATTTCGAAATCCAAGATCGAGAAACCCTTGGTTGCAGTGATCATGGGCAGTTCGTCCGACTGGGAAACGATGAAAAACGCGTCCGAGACCCTCGGCGAGTTTGGGGTCGCGCACGAATGCAAGGTCGTCTCTGCCCATCGGACCCCGGATCTGCTGTTTGAATTCGCAAAATCCGCGGAGTCGCGCGGCGTCGAGGTGATAATCGCCGGTGCCGGCGGCGCCGCCCATCTTCCGGGAATGTGCGCTTCACAGACAGTTCTGCCGGTGCTCGGCGTACCGGTTCAAAGCAAGGCGCTTTCCGGGATGGATTCACTGCTTTCGATAGTTCAGATGCCGGCCGGAGTTCCGGTCGGAACGCTCGCGATCGGGACGGCCGGAGCCAAGAACGCCGCGTTGTTGGCGATCTCGATCCTCGCCAATTCCCGGCCTGACTTGCGACGAAAGCTCCACGAATTTCGGAATGCGCAAACGAAAGCGGTTCTGGAAAGCGATCTGCCCTAGTGTTGCGGAACGAGATATCCGCCCAACGGAAATTGAAATCCTTAGAAATCATCAAGGCTATCGAATCACTTGGCGATCCCAAGAACGTCGCCGGGATGGCGCGGTATGCGATCGTGACCGAAAAAGCGTTCGGCGTCCCTGCTCCGCAGCTTAAAGAACTCGCGAAACAGATCAAGAAACAGACGGCGGACCGTCACGCGTTGGCACTCGAGCTTTGGCAAACACGAATTCACGAAGCGCGCGCGATCGCCTACCTGATCGACGATCCGAAGCAGGTAACCGATCGCCAAATGGAAGAGTGGGTGGCTGACTTTGATAATTGGGCGATCTGCGACGGCACTTGCGGCCATCTCTTCTGCCGGTCGCCGCTTGCCTATGCCAAAGCCTACGAATGGTCGGCCCGCGAATTAGAGTTCGTGAAACGCGCCGGCATCGTTTTGATGGCCTGGCTCGCGGTCCACGACAAGAAGGCCGACGATGCCCGGATCGCCGAATTCCTTCCGGTATTGGAATCAAAAGCCGGCGACGAGCGGAACTTCATCAAAAAAGCGGTCAACTGGTCGCTCCGCCAGATCGGCAAGCGGAGTCCTGGACTTAACCGGCTCGCCGTCGAATCCGCTGAGCGAATCAAGGCTCAGAACACAAGATCGGCGCGCTGGATCGCTTCAGACGCGCTCCGGGAACTGAAGAACGAGAAAACTCTTGATCGGTTGTTGAAGAAAGGCGGTTGACAAACGGAATCGACTTTGTTTTGCTGCTTCGTCGCGCTCCGCGCTCATTGCAAGCGGGGACGCTTGCGCTCCAGTGCGCTCCAGTCGCGAACGAACACCGAATCA
Coding sequences:
- a CDS encoding tetratricopeptide repeat protein; this translates as MKKMFLGKVFLLTALVAASFAQDDAFRQGLDQFNAGRYEQAIVAFQKAVEASPSNYAALYNIGLCHYKLERYDKAVEFFRGAVRIKPDYTVAYVQLGNALDYLDRYSEAIAAYQKAIEIDPANSDAYFELGVAHYRKNLFSESIKAFQRCVAIDPTNAEAYYRLGIDYRELDDEANAVSAFRKSVDLGVRNGLAQYELAKIYRDRDQVDDAVQMFKEAVRLKPDLADAHKRLGDLYVDLERFDDAIGAFREAIRIEPDFVAAHLGLGNAYYNQELYAESIPHYKKTVELNPDYVVGNVYLADAYLNSKQYELAVPYYQKAIALDSNRTDAYYSLGICYVNLKNPESARVQYEKLKTLDDDLATKLLDAIQKMKE
- the purE gene encoding 5-(carboxyamino)imidazole ribonucleotide mutase gives rise to the protein MNKSKNKISKSKIEKPLVAVIMGSSSDWETMKNASETLGEFGVAHECKVVSAHRTPDLLFEFAKSAESRGVEVIIAGAGGAAHLPGMCASQTVLPVLGVPVQSKALSGMDSLLSIVQMPAGVPVGTLAIGTAGAKNAALLAISILANSRPDLRRKLHEFRNAQTKAVLESDLP
- a CDS encoding DNA alkylation repair protein, coding for MKSLEIIKAIESLGDPKNVAGMARYAIVTEKAFGVPAPQLKELAKQIKKQTADRHALALELWQTRIHEARAIAYLIDDPKQVTDRQMEEWVADFDNWAICDGTCGHLFCRSPLAYAKAYEWSARELEFVKRAGIVLMAWLAVHDKKADDARIAEFLPVLESKAGDERNFIKKAVNWSLRQIGKRSPGLNRLAVESAERIKAQNTRSARWIASDALRELKNEKTLDRLLKKGG